The following proteins are encoded in a genomic region of Amia ocellicauda isolate fAmiCal2 chromosome 6, fAmiCal2.hap1, whole genome shotgun sequence:
- the LOC136751449 gene encoding interferon alpha/beta receptor 2 yields MLLLKLLCLAALGQCELPSPTNVTIISLNLEHVLKWDPGPGSPTGTQYRVEYLHFHKNWSPVKMCLKITSPGECDLTEEFRDIFKSYVARVQAFTELEQSTWSKSSFFQPISNTILGPPEVTVSGCGDCLHLQVKPPKGKRMDHFLAYYESEYICEVLSATDGRKFTLRISGQRVIEYLKPATEYCVTVKMYIGINQHAILSNPHCVFTSLPHLNKVPVVLGLFCLVFLLSVMVWGFLFYGYILRSL; encoded by the exons ATGCTCCTGTTAAAACTTCTGTGCCTGGCTGCTCTTG GCCAATGTGAGCTCCCATCTCCTACTAATGTCACCATTATCTCCCTCAACCTGGAGCATGTACTCAAATGGGATCCAGGTCCTGGTTCACCAACTGGAACACAATACAGAGTTGAATATTTACATTTCCA CAAAAACTGGTCTCCTGTGAAGATGTGCCTGAAGATCACCAGCCCTGGAGAATGTGACCTGACAGAGGAGTTCAGGGATATTTTCAAGTCATATGTCGCCAGAGTTCAAGCTTTCACAGAGTTAGAACAGTCCACCTGGTCGAAGTCAAGCTTTTTCCAGCCTATTTCAAACA CAATCCTGGGTCCTCCTGAAGTAACTGTGTCTGGCTGTGGCGATTGCCTTCATCTACAGGTGAAGCCCCCAAAGGGAAAGAGAATGGACCACTTCTTAGCCTACTACGAGTCTGAATACATTTGCGAAGTCCTGAGTGCCACAGATGGAAGAAAG TTCACCCTGAGAATTTCAGGACAAAGAGTTATTGAATATTTGAAACCTGCCACAGAGTACTGTGTCACTGTGAAAATGTACATAGGAATCAATCAGCATGCTATTCTTTCTAATCCACACTGTGTTTTCACCAGCTTACCTCATCTAAACAAAG tCCCTGTTGTACTAGGCCTGTTTTGCTTGGTCTTCTTGCTGAGTGTTATGGTCTGGGGATTCCTGTTCTACGGTTACATTCTGCGCTCTCTTTAA